One Benincasa hispida cultivar B227 chromosome 5, ASM972705v1, whole genome shotgun sequence genomic window carries:
- the LOC120077333 gene encoding uncharacterized protein LOC120077333, whose protein sequence is MVNFLVTSKFFYDMPSSKKAKLRSDSKYFVWNPPYLWKICSDQIVRRCVPDEESESVLSFCHQMVCDRYFSPKKTGGKVLDGGLIWNSPFAYCFAFCKSCERYQRLGSLSKRNEMPLNSILVGETFDVWGMDIMGPSFFIWFGIPRAIISDQGTHFCNWTIEALMRKYGVLHRVATLYHPQTNGQEEIYN, encoded by the exons ATGGTAAATTTCCTGGTTACTAGTAAGTTCTTTTATGATATGCCTAGTTCTAAGAAGGCCAAACTGAGGAgtgattcaaaatattttgtttgGAACCCGCCATACCTTTGGAAGATTTGTTCTGACCAAATTGTTAGGAGGTGTGTCCCAGATGAGGAATCTGAGTCTGTACTTTCATTCTGTCATCAAATGGTCTGTGATAGGTATTTTAGCCCTAAGAAGACTGGTGGGAAAGTTTTGGATGGTGGGTTGATCTGGAATTCTCCTTTTGCTTACTGTTTTGCATTTTGTAAATCCTGTGAGAGATATCAGAGGTTAGGTTCTTTGTCTAAGAGAAACGAGATGCCACTTAATTCTATCCTTGTGGGTGAGACTTTTGATGTTTGGGGCATGGATATCATGGGACCCTCCTTCTTCATATG GTTTGGCATACCTCGAGCCATAATTAGTGACCAGGGTACACACTTTTGCAACTGGACCATCGAGGCGCTCATGAGGAAGTATGGAGTTCTCCATCGGGTTGCCACTCTATACCATCCCCAAACGAATGGCCAAGAAGAAATATATAATTGA